One genomic region from Thiohalorhabdus denitrificans encodes:
- the dnaJ gene encoding molecular chaperone DnaJ encodes MAQRDYYEILGVSQDASDEELKKAYRRLAMKYHPDRNPDDEDAEEKFKEAKEAYEVLSDPQKRAAYDRFGHAGVEGAAAGGPGGGAEGFGGFGDIFGDIFGDIFGGGGGRGRQRAYRGADLRYSLDLSLEEAARGTTVTIKVPSKVKCDTCEGSGAKPGTSKSTCTTCGGMGQVRMQQGFFSVTQPCPDCGGEGVKIDQPCTDCRGTGFQRQEKSLEVNIPAGVDTGDRIRLSGEGEPGEYGGPRGDLFVEVRIQPHPIFERDGDDLRCEVPISITQAALGDQVTVPTLEGEAKMKVPGGTQSGKTFRLRAKGIQGVRSNRPGDLLCTVRVETPVNLNDRQKELLRELEEEAGKQNGSHPHSKSWWDKVRDFLDRLAS; translated from the coding sequence ATGGCTCAACGGGATTACTACGAGATCCTCGGAGTCAGCCAGGACGCCTCCGATGAAGAGCTCAAGAAGGCCTATCGGCGCCTGGCCATGAAGTACCATCCGGACCGCAATCCGGATGACGAGGACGCCGAGGAGAAATTCAAAGAGGCCAAGGAGGCCTACGAGGTCCTGTCGGATCCGCAGAAGCGGGCCGCCTACGACCGCTTCGGTCACGCCGGCGTGGAAGGCGCCGCAGCCGGGGGACCGGGGGGCGGTGCCGAAGGGTTCGGCGGGTTCGGCGATATATTCGGCGATATATTCGGCGACATCTTTGGCGGCGGAGGCGGCCGGGGGCGCCAGCGGGCCTACCGCGGCGCCGACCTGCGCTACTCCCTGGACCTCTCCCTGGAGGAGGCGGCCCGGGGCACCACCGTCACCATCAAGGTGCCGAGCAAGGTCAAGTGCGACACCTGCGAGGGCTCCGGGGCCAAACCCGGGACCTCCAAGAGCACCTGCACCACCTGCGGCGGCATGGGCCAAGTGCGCATGCAGCAGGGCTTCTTCTCGGTCACCCAACCCTGCCCCGACTGCGGCGGCGAGGGGGTGAAGATCGACCAGCCCTGCACCGACTGCCGCGGCACGGGCTTCCAGCGCCAGGAGAAGAGCCTCGAGGTGAACATCCCCGCGGGGGTCGACACCGGCGACCGCATCCGCCTTTCCGGCGAGGGCGAGCCCGGGGAGTACGGCGGCCCGCGCGGCGACCTGTTCGTGGAGGTGCGCATCCAGCCGCACCCCATCTTCGAGCGCGACGGCGACGACCTGCGCTGCGAGGTGCCCATCAGCATCACCCAGGCGGCCCTCGGCGACCAGGTGACCGTGCCCACCCTGGAAGGGGAGGCCAAGATGAAGGTCCCCGGCGGCACCCAGTCGGGCAAGACCTTCCGACTGCGCGCCAAGGGCATCCAGGGGGTACGTTCCAACCGGCCCGGCGATCTGCTCTGTACGGTGCGGGTGGAGACCCCGGTGAACCTCAACGACCGGCAGAAGGAGCTGCTGCGGGAGCTGGAAGAGGAGGCCGGCAAGCAGAACGGCTCCCACCCGCACAGCAAGTCCTGGTGGGACAAGGTGCGGGACTTCCTCGACCGCCTGGCCTCCTAA
- the dnaK gene encoding molecular chaperone DnaK, producing MGKIIGIDLGTTNSCVAVMEGERTRVIENSEGDRTTPSMVAFTEDGERLVGQAAKRQAVTNPERTLYAIKRLIGRRFDDPTTKKDIEQVPFQIVEADNGDAWVQVDDKKYAPQEISAMVLQKMKQTAEDYLGEEVTEAVVTVPAYFNDSQRQATKDAGRIAGLEVKRIINEPTAASLAYGLDKKESGQAKDRKVAVYDLGGGTFDISVIDIADIEGESSFEVMATSGDTFLGGEDFDLRLVDHLADEFKSDEGIDLRSDRLALQRLKDAAEKAKIELSSSQQTTVSLPFITADQSGPKHLEIKVTRAKFESLVEDLVQRSIEPCKTALNDAGVSAKDIDDVILVGGQTRMPKVQEQVQEFFGKEPRKDVNPDEVVAIGAAIQGGVLAGDVKDVLLMDVTPLSLGIETLGGVMTKLIEKNTTIPTSASQVFSTAEDNQNAVTIHVLQGEREMANGNKSLGRFDLSDIPPAPRGVPQIEVTFDIDANGILNVSAKDKGTGKEQSIQIRAGSGLSEEEVEQMVQDAEAHADEDKKQRELVESRNQADSLIHSTRKSLEDYGDKVSDEDKQNIESAIAELEQVMEGEDKEAIDQAMEKLAQASHKLAEQAYQQAGAEQTAGASEEQASSSSDEDVIDAEFTEGDDQDKKNQ from the coding sequence ATGGGTAAGATCATCGGCATTGACCTGGGAACCACCAACTCCTGCGTCGCCGTCATGGAAGGCGAGCGCACGCGGGTGATCGAGAACAGCGAAGGCGACCGCACCACGCCGTCCATGGTGGCCTTCACCGAGGACGGCGAGCGGCTGGTTGGGCAGGCCGCCAAGCGGCAGGCCGTGACCAACCCGGAGCGGACCCTGTACGCCATCAAGCGCCTCATCGGCCGCCGCTTCGACGACCCCACCACCAAGAAGGACATCGAGCAGGTGCCCTTCCAGATCGTGGAGGCCGACAACGGCGACGCCTGGGTGCAGGTCGACGACAAGAAGTACGCCCCGCAGGAAATCTCGGCCATGGTGCTGCAGAAGATGAAGCAGACCGCCGAGGACTACCTGGGTGAGGAAGTCACCGAGGCGGTGGTCACCGTGCCGGCCTACTTCAACGACTCCCAGCGCCAGGCCACCAAGGACGCCGGCCGCATCGCCGGGCTCGAGGTCAAGCGCATCATCAACGAGCCCACCGCGGCCTCGTTGGCCTACGGCCTGGACAAGAAGGAGAGCGGCCAGGCCAAGGACCGGAAGGTGGCGGTCTACGACCTCGGCGGCGGCACCTTCGACATCTCCGTCATTGACATCGCCGACATCGAGGGCGAGTCCTCCTTCGAGGTGATGGCCACCAGCGGCGACACCTTCCTCGGCGGCGAGGACTTCGATCTGCGTCTGGTGGACCACCTGGCCGACGAGTTCAAGTCCGACGAGGGCATCGACCTGCGCAGCGATCGCCTGGCCCTGCAGCGGCTCAAGGACGCCGCCGAGAAGGCCAAGATCGAGCTGTCCTCGAGCCAGCAGACCACGGTGAGCCTGCCGTTCATCACCGCCGACCAGAGCGGGCCCAAGCACCTCGAGATCAAGGTGACCCGGGCCAAGTTCGAGTCGCTGGTGGAGGACCTGGTGCAGCGGTCCATCGAGCCCTGCAAGACGGCGCTGAACGACGCCGGCGTCTCCGCCAAGGACATCGACGACGTCATCCTGGTGGGCGGCCAGACCCGCATGCCCAAGGTCCAGGAGCAGGTCCAGGAGTTCTTCGGCAAGGAGCCGCGCAAGGACGTCAACCCCGACGAGGTGGTGGCCATCGGCGCGGCCATCCAGGGCGGCGTGCTCGCCGGCGACGTCAAGGACGTCCTCCTCATGGACGTTACGCCGCTGTCGCTCGGCATCGAGACCCTGGGCGGGGTGATGACCAAGCTCATCGAGAAGAACACCACCATCCCCACCAGCGCCTCGCAGGTGTTCTCCACCGCCGAGGACAACCAGAACGCGGTGACCATCCACGTCCTGCAGGGTGAGCGCGAGATGGCGAACGGCAACAAGTCCCTGGGTCGCTTCGACCTCAGCGATATCCCGCCGGCGCCGCGCGGTGTGCCGCAGATCGAGGTCACCTTCGACATCGACGCCAACGGTATCCTCAACGTCTCCGCCAAGGACAAGGGCACCGGCAAGGAGCAGTCCATCCAGATCCGCGCCGGCTCGGGCCTCTCCGAGGAGGAAGTGGAGCAGATGGTCCAGGATGCCGAGGCCCACGCCGACGAGGACAAGAAGCAGCGCGAGCTGGTGGAGTCCCGCAACCAGGCCGACAGCCTCATCCACTCCACCCGCAAGTCCCTGGAGGACTACGGCGACAAGGTGAGTGACGAGGACAAGCAGAACATCGAGTCGGCCATCGCCGAGCTGGAGCAGGTCATGGAAGGCGAGGACAAGGAGGCCATCGACCAGGCCATGGAGAAGCTGGCCCAGGCCTCGCACAAGCTCGCCGAGCAGGCCTATCAGCAGGCCGGGGCCGAGCAGACCGCCGGGGCTAGCGAAGAGCAGGCCAGCTCCAGCTCCGACGAGGACGTGATCGACGCGGAGTTCACCGAAGGCGATGACCAGGACAAGAAGAACCAGTAA
- the grpE gene encoding nucleotide exchange factor GrpE gives MTDSSRKNEGEEHFPDQEPEPQEAESSASEPLPDDPETLKGRIQELEATVTDYWNQVLRERAEGENARRRAEKDAEQSRKFALEGFLKELIPVKDSLEMALQVEVEGADSAQKLHKGVSMTLDMLNEVLAKHGVEEVHPVEEPFDPNYHQAMTTVETEGDPNQVVSVMQKGYLLNGRLVRPAMVEVSVRPDSSQKDDAGEGGSE, from the coding sequence ATGACCGACTCCAGCCGTAAGAACGAGGGTGAAGAGCACTTCCCGGACCAGGAGCCCGAGCCGCAGGAGGCCGAGTCCTCCGCGAGCGAGCCCCTGCCCGACGATCCCGAGACCCTGAAGGGCCGGATCCAGGAGCTGGAGGCCACCGTCACCGATTACTGGAACCAGGTCCTGCGCGAGCGGGCCGAGGGGGAGAATGCGCGCCGCCGGGCGGAGAAGGACGCCGAGCAGTCCCGCAAGTTCGCCCTGGAGGGCTTCCTCAAGGAGCTGATCCCGGTGAAGGACAGCCTGGAGATGGCCCTCCAGGTCGAAGTGGAGGGTGCGGACAGCGCGCAGAAGCTCCACAAGGGCGTCAGCATGACCCTCGATATGCTCAACGAGGTGCTTGCCAAGCACGGCGTCGAGGAGGTCCACCCCGTGGAGGAGCCCTTCGATCCCAACTACCACCAGGCCATGACCACCGTAGAGACCGAGGGGGACCCCAACCAAGTGGTCTCCGTCATGCAGAAGGGCTATTTGCTCAACGGCCGTCTGGTACGGCCGGCCATGGTGGAGGTCTCCGTGCGGCCGGACAGTAGCCAGAAAGACGACGCGGGGGAGGGCGGCTCCGAGTAG